The Arachis duranensis cultivar V14167 chromosome 9, aradu.V14167.gnm2.J7QH, whole genome shotgun sequence genomic sequence tcgtaccaagtaatacctcaggtgagtgagggtcgatcccacgaggattaatggatcaagcaacaatggttgattaatttacttagttagacaagcaaaAAATAGTTTTGAGAGTTCAAAGcattaacagtaaattcagaatatcagAAGACAGGCAGTAAATATGTTAGAAATAATATATGGAGAGACAGTTAAGgctttagagttatctattttcctgatTGACTTTCTTAGTAACTATTtcaatcatgcaagatttaattcatggccaactatatatgactaacccctaattccttagacctttttagtctcctctaactctcatcaaccgccaattccttggtcaattaattccaattagagggtgaagttcaattctagttatatgccacagaaatcctaattacccaaatataagaggattatatgtcacgtatcccgttaaatctagataattagaaatttaggagaatatgttttcaaactgttgttcaagtaaagagcttttccaaattatacaagaactcaattggaaagagggtcatacttccgttccacccaattttataaaataaagaacgaaaataattcttgaaatataaatcagtacatgaattaaaatagaaaaacaatagaatcaatccatacaatagacagagctcataaccttaacagtggaggtttagttgctcatggttcgagaaaaaaattaggattcaggtaaactaTAATTTACAGAATGAGATGGAATCCCCCTTGAAGAgaagtttcttttttcttttatatctaaccctaattaatttaaattataatttttaaaactaaataatatcttttcctatttttaaaataaaaattaaaatttaaatcagaattaattgtAGTAATCAGcaagtcttcaattgatggatgtggACCACTTGCTTTATAGGATCCACGCCTAACTTGATGAAGAGCTGCGCTTTACTTGGTGTGAGGCACCAATGCTTGCGCCTAACTTGGCTTGTGAGGCAAGCTCCTCGCGCCTTACTTAGAGTGCAACAACATTACTGGcacgttgttgttgttgtcttgcgcctaacttgagaaatctcaagttaggcACAGCCTTTGCCGAATTGGTGGGAGAGAAGTGTAGACTATTATGTATCGTAGAaaagctctgaaagttagctttctaacgccaCTAGAATCACATCcattgaacctctgtagctcgaGTTATTCAGGTTTGAGTACAGAGAGctcagggttgacagcatcatttgctttcttctcttttttctaaggaaactccatcaaatccagtcaaatgttacctaaaataaacagaattacaTACGACTCAAAGTAACATTCATAGTggttaaaagataattaattcttgattaaactcaacaaattaaatgtaaattcactaggaaaagataggaaagatgctcacgcatcatttATCCGCACAACATAAATTACATATGCATTTAACGGATGTGGtgacaaattatttatatagatcattagatcgtgatatctatatgaaaatCTATGAAGGACTACAAATATCTAagccatccaatgaatattttcagggggttatactcagttaaaTTGCAGAAATCTTTAGATGGTCTAAAGCAATTTGGACAAATATAGTATAATTATCTTACTGAGTATCCGGTCAAAATGGAACTAAAAAATGATGACATCTGCCatgtattttcataaaaaaattcacatctggatttattataattgttgtgtacattaatgatttaaatatgattaaaactcttaaagagattccaacaattataaaagttgtaaaagaagagtttgagatgaaagatctcaAAAAGACTAAAGTTTGTCTGGACCTACAGATCAAACATATAAacaatgggatctttattcatcaaatcGCATACACATAACAGATTTTGAAGAGATTCTATATGGATAAGTTAtatccattaagtaccccaatgattgTAAGGTCTTTAGATATGAAAAAAGATCAATTCcatcttaaaaaagaaaatgaaaatattctTACTCTTGAAGTATCAAATTTCAATGCCATTGGAGCACTAATGTATTTTGCTAATTATACCTGATCTGACATATCATTTgaggtgaatttactagcaatgTATAATTCCTCTCCAAGCAGAAGACATTGGaatgaaatcaaacaaaattttcgATATCTTTATGGAATAGTTGATATAGGATTGTTTTATCTACATGAATCCAAGTCATAATTAGTTGACTATGCAGATGTAGGATATTTCTCTGATCCACACAAAGAAAGATCTCAAATAGGATACCTATTCACATATGGCGATactacagctatatcatggaggtccatgAAATAGACGATAGCAGCAACATCCTCTAATAATGCTGAAACACTAATAATACATGAAGCAAGTCAtgagtgtttttggctcaagAGTTTAATCCAATATATTCTATCATCATGTGGATTGACTGATCATAAAATAGCTCCAACTATTCTGtttgaaaataatataacatgtattgctcaacttaagTATGGATACATCAAAAGTgatagaacaaaaaatatttgtctcaaattctttttcactcATGACCTTCAAGTCAAGGCACGATTGATGTCTAACAGATCAGCTCAAGCAATAAtttggcagatttatttacaaagtcacttaCAAAATCTTTCTTTGAAAGATGGCACatcagattgggatgcgccgattttgAGATATTAAATAATGCCGACAAGAAGGGGACGATGTACTCTTTTTTTGTCAGATTTTTATCCCTATTAGATTTTTTTGACAAAGTTTTTAACAAGGCAGAACtcatcacaaaggatattgtacttttcttcttcactaaaatttttttccattgaatttttctttaataaagtTTTAATGAGACATAATTCTAAATGGATATCTAAGGGAGAGCGTTGTGATATAGATGTCCATTAACGATCTatgattttctttattatatGGACAGCTGAGTTTTTCATAGTGAATGATTCAACATCTCAAGACAGACTAAAGTTAATGaagtttgaaaatataaattttatacgtATATAAATAGAGAAGCATAGTCTAAGGTAGGGATAGAAATGGGCATCTTCGGGGCAGGGACCTCTCCCGCTCCCCGTCCTCATTTAAGAAATTGTCTGTCCCCGTTTTATCCCCATCATATgtctctatttattttttttagcgGAGGAGGTGGATATCCACGGGTATCCGtggatattaaatttttaaaaataaaaaaaagcttTAACCATGATAAAATTTcatacaatttaattaaaatgtatCAAGTCTAACCCAATTCAAATACATTTAATATTACTAAATCCAATTTAACATTATTCAACTAAATTTCCAACAtacaaactaaaagaaaacgaaatagaattaaaaaatttgatacaaattttgGTCAATAATTATAACTCGGTGATAGTACTCTCTTCTTGTAATGATACACTTAGTTGGTGCAAATTTAGATATTATGCACATCGTTAACttatttctaaataaaataaaaaaagaaattaaatatatacttagattatatataaaagatatttaaataattttactcTAGTGGAGATTAAACGGACCCATAAAACAAATATTTCCGTTCTCGCCTCCAATCCTTGTTTATTCATGGAGATAGGTCCTTATCCCTGTGAAAATTTAACggatctctttttttttgtcgtgagtaatttttttgaatatccgtggatttaaatttttttgccaTTCTTAATGTGAAATAAAATACACACaacattatataaaaatactttttttttaatatatacactCATCAACAGAAGTGTCAATTTAGCCCAAACCTTAGAGCTAGCCCTCAACCCTCCAAAAAAATTCTAGCCCACAGccctaaaaatttcaaaatgatATTTTGTAAGCCCAACCCTAATTAAGCCCTcccaacaaaaaagaaaaacagggCTGGCCCTATAAGCCCTAAAAGCCCTAAATCTAATTTCTCCTCCCTGAGACCCTGAGTCCCTGACCCGAGAAGGCAAGAACTACTTGCATTGAAACGGTGAAACTGTGAAAAGAATCAAAGGATCTGCGTTCTACTTCTGTGTTCTACCTGCGAAATCTTTGGCTGCTTCTCCTCCCTCACGTGAAATCAGAGGTAggtttcttcattttctatccCTCTCTGagtttcttctttgtttgtttgCAAATTGCATCACCCATTTTTCAATAATCTGCTATTTGATTCCTACATAAGCAATTGTTTTGCTTTTAAACTTGTTTAATGTGATTTTGGCAAGAGTTCATAGTGAATTGGTTTTCTGTTACTTTATTACCTCTGGCACACTTAAAGAATTCCCGAATTAAGTGTTTACTGATGACTTTTGGGTTATCATAGTTTATTTATTGACCATCACCAATGTCTATTGTACCATAGTGATTCTTGATTAAGTGTTTATTTGTAACTTGAGTATATTACATATTTAAGGTGTCAATCCTtgttattttagtctttttcaTTGATGTGTTTTTGAATGGCAGTGTGTTATGATTCATGATTCAAAAGTTAGACAAATGATTTTAGGACATGATTTATGATTTGACATCCTTGTTTAGTGGTTTGACAATGTCAACTTACGCCTTTTTATTCTCACTGCAGGAGTAAACAAGCTAAAGAACTCATTGAAAGCATTATATGTCTATTCCTAGATTACCAGTTTCAAGGTTTATTAGTGCTTTTGAATGATTGCATGCAAGCCATTGTCAATTACTTCACAGACCAGGAATGGCATTCAAGTTGTGAGAACATAGCAAAATTCGTTGCTTCCAGGTTGTTATTACTTTTGGTGTCAATAATAGTAATTCAGTGATGCTATTGTTTGGCACAAATTTCTTTGGCACCACAAAACTTCCTTATATAGATAGATAACATCAACCTTGTGCTACTTCATGAATCAAAATACATAGTTATTCATCacttgtttaatttttgagaGACGAATTAATACAGAGTAGCTCAGCTAGAAAGCCTTGGATTGTGGCTGCTAGTGTTGGAGTTGTGGAGGCTTTAAAGGACCAAAGAGTGTGCATGTGTATGATAAATAATGCCATTGGTGGATCTAGATTGCATTATTTGATTCTAAGGGAGAATTTTGTAGCTTAAGCCTAATCAATTAGTGAGtcattcttcttgttcttcatttgTATATATAGCTATATCAACAAGTGTGATAATGGTGGAGGATGCATGGTTCATATGAAATCCTGCTTGCAAAATAATGGGgtaaagaaaataatatcaaGAAATTTCTTgagataattttatgtttgatggGATTATATGGTATCTAACACTAACATGATTAGTGCTGTGAATTACGAATGATTAAGCACTCTTAATAACTTTTAGTTACGAATGATTCCTACACTTTATTATATGTACTTATTTCTAGAATCATTCAGAAGAGTCCCATCATTTTCACCTTTCTTTTTTCACCTTTTACCCTATTTTTGTTGTCTATGGCTGTGATATTTTGTGCTGGAGTGgatgaaacaaaattataaatgcAGTGGACCAATATAGTTGTCATAGAAGGTAGCTTTTTTAGTCATTTCTAATGTGTATATAGTTGTCATATTAgtttaatttgttgaattttgcaGTTGCATATGCCTATTTAGATAAGAtgaataattaatatgaattaaTGAATGTTGTTGTTGCTATAGAATTTTAATACACATTATTTGGATATGATTAGGAAATTTATAAACATGGATGATGAAGTTGTTTCTGAGACTCCTGTTCAAGCTTCTGGTAGTGTTGATTCTGGTAAAAGATCTAATGTTTGGAGATTTTTTAAGAAGATTGGAAAAGACAGAGATGGTATTGAAAAGGCTGAATGCAATTTTTGTCATGTGAAtacaaaattggaaaaaatccaaaaactaAGAATAGTTACGGGACTTCTCATCTGAGTCGTCATATAGTTTCTTGTAAATCTATACCCCTCAATATTAGATTTGATGATGATATAGAGGGTCCTCCAACCAAAATTGACCAGAATGTTCATTAGAAAAAAGTCACTCAAGCTATAGTAAAACATAATCTTGTGTTTAGCTTTGTTGAGTATGAGGGTATTAGAGATTGGATTAATTACATTAGTCCAACGATTATAATGCCTTCTAGAAACACTTTAGTTTCAGATCTTCAAATGATTTATTCAACAGAAAAAGAGAAATTGAGGCAGAAGATGTCTAGGATACCTAATAGAATTTGTTTGACATCTGATGTGTGGACAGCATCTACCACTGAAGGATATATTTGTCTGACAGCTCATTTTGTTGATGAGAATTGGCGACTAGTGagtaagattttgaatttttgtcgAATGATTCCTCCCCATACTGGAACCGATATGGAAGCAGTCTTATTTAACTCTTTGAAGCAATGTAGTATTGATAAGAAAGTACTATCTATTACTTTAGATAATACTTCTGGAAATGACAACATGCAAAACATCTTGAAAATCCATCTACGTAGCAAAATAGTTTGCTTTACAATGGTGAATATTTTCATCTGTGTTGCTCTGCTCatgttttgaatttaattgtgtAGAAAGGGTTAAAGGTGGTTGCTGAAgctttatttaaaataagagaAAGTGTAAAATATTTGAAAGCTTCATATGGGAGAATTGTGAAATACAGCAAGCAGAAATTGAAGAAGGTGTTGGTCTAAAATCAGATGTTCCAACTCGATGGAATTCTACATATATGATGTTGGAAAGTgcaattaaatttgaaaaagcgTTTGACATCCTTAGTGTTGTAGATGGAGCTTATAAAGATTGTCCGACAAATGAAGAATGGAGCTTAGCAAAAAAAATGTGTGAATTTTTAGAGCCATTTTATGAAACTACAAATCTCATTTCGGGTTCATCATATCCAACatcaaatttgtattttatgCAAGTTTGGAAAATTGAATGTCTTTTGGAAGACAATCAAACTTGTGATGATGTTGTTATTATGAACATGACTTTCAGAATGAAGATGAAGTTTGATAAATATTGGAAGGATTATAGCACTGTCTTGGCTTTTGGGGCAATTCTTGATCCTCGATTAAAGTTAAAGTTCTTGaggttttgttacaaaaaactaGATCCTTCAACCTTTGAATTGAAGGCAAATGAAGTATTGGAGAAATTTAAAAGGTTGTATGGAGAGTACATAAATACTTTTGGTGGTTCAACAATTTCTCAAAGTAGTAATCAATCTCCTATGTCACCTGAAGAAGGAAGGCTTACAAAGAAGAGCAAAATGGTGATGAaggtatttaattttaatatagtatTATTTTTCTCCTATTATGTTTATTCGTTACTTAAATAATCTTTATACTACATCTTTTAGGAGTTTAGAGAATTTGACTGTGAAACCCAAACTTCCAAAGATAAAGATGAATTAGAGATTTATCTAAAAGAAGGTTTGATTCACACCAATGAAGATGATTTGAAGTATGATGTGCTGAATTTTTGGAAGATTAATGAGGATAGGTTTCCCACTCTGTCAGTTATGGCCAGAGATGTTTTAAGTATTCCCATCACTACGGTAGCATCTGAGTCTGCATTCAGTATTGGTGGACGTGttttaacaaaatatagaaGTTCCACTCTTCATGCGCATGTTCAAATGCTTATTTGCACAAGGAGTTGGTTACGTGGATTTGTTCCAAATCATGATGGTAAAtatttatgctattttttccaaataatattttaaattgagtTTCTAATTGTTTTTTAATTGGTTGATTTTTGATGATGAAATTGGTGAaattcatgaagaagaagcgTCAACAGAAACGATGCATCCCCCTCAACATTNNNNNNNNNNNNNNNNNNNNNNNNNNNNNNNNNNNNNNNNNNNNNNNNNNNNNNNNNNNNNNNNNNNNNNNNNNNNNNNNNNNNNNNNNNNNNNNNNNNNNNNNNNNNNNNNNNNNNNNNNNNNNNNNNNNNNNNNNNNNNNNNNNNNNNNNNNNNNNNNNNNNNNNNNNNNNNNNNNNNNNNNNNNNNNNNNNNNNNNNNNNNNNNNNNNNNNNNNNNNNNNNNNNNNNNNNNNNNNNNNNNNNNatattaaaattttttatttatttcataataaaatttatatatttaaaatttagaaaatctaAATTCTTAACATTTATGTTAACGaagtattatttattatgtgatttttatgttttattgtttgttttGCCATATTTATCCGTCTTCAATATAGCAGCTTGATTATTTAGGAAGTGTTAGCTGACAAAAGTATTATTTAGTATCTACGTAAGTATTAACTAAAGTAGTAAAGTGCTAGAACCTTCTTTCGCCTCTAACATGGGGTGGGAACTTTGAACTTTCTATATCACCAAAAACGACTCAAAACGGGTCTCGTTTTGAACCTTGAACCCTAAATCCCCAATTCAAACCACTCTCTCTGTGATACTCGCAAAGCTCGCTCTTTTAGCTGATTAACCTGCTGTTCAATCGTCATCGTCATCGTCATCGTCATCGTCATAATCATACATGAGTCGAATACTCGGTCCCGGTTTCCGCTTCCACCCTACGGACGACGAACTAGTTCAATACTATCTCCGCCGGAAGGTCATCGGAAAACTCAACCACCACGACCACATCGGCGTCATC encodes the following:
- the LOC110275758 gene encoding zinc finger BED domain-containing protein RICESLEEPER 1-like — translated: MMLESAIKFEKAFDILSVVDGAYKDCPTNEEWSLAKKMCEFLEPFYETTNLISGSSYPTSNLYFMQVWKIECLLEDNQTCDDVVIMNMTFRMKMKFDKYWKDYSTVLAFGAILDPRLKLKFLRFCYKKLDPSTFELKANEVLEKFKRLYGEYINTFGGSTISQSSNQSPMSPEEGRLTKKSKMVMKEFREFDCETQTSKDKDELEIYLKEGLIHTNEDDLKYDVLNFWKINEDRFPTLSVMARDVLSIPITTVASESAFSIGGRVLTKYRSSTLHAHVQMLICTRSWLRGFVPNHDA